A window from Desulfobacterales bacterium encodes these proteins:
- the xseB gene encoding exodeoxyribonuclease VII small subunit, translated as PPRRSEFLLDSLFMNSRPFSMERPLVEENPFPDRRGFTECLRFFGDPCSIRPFGPAMKRTMQKKKFEDALRELEQITTELEEGDLSLEESLDKFDNGMKLAEFCNRKLDEARKRVDILMGKDDAPGAEPFAKADGK; from the coding sequence CCGCCGCGGCGAAGCGAGTTCCTGCTTGATAGCCTGTTTATGAACAGCCGGCCCTTCTCAATGGAGCGGCCGTTGGTAGAAGAAAACCCCTTTCCCGACAGGAGGGGGTTTACTGAATGTTTACGTTTTTTCGGGGACCCCTGTTCAATTCGACCCTTTGGCCCAGCCATGAAACGAACCATGCAGAAAAAAAAATTCGAAGACGCCCTCCGGGAACTGGAACAGATCACCACTGAGCTGGAGGAGGGCGATCTCTCCCTGGAAGAATCCCTGGACAAATTCGACAATGGAATGAAATTAGCGGAATTCTGCAACCGCAAACTGGATGAGGCCCGCAAACGCGTCGATATTCTCATGGGCAAGGATGACGCCCCTGGGGCCGAACCGTTTGCCAAGGCAGACGGCAAATGA